One Saccharomyces eubayanus strain FM1318 chromosome XVI, whole genome shotgun sequence DNA segment encodes these proteins:
- the SRO7 gene encoding Rab GTPase-binding protein SRO7, with translation MFKSRRLKNVKEVFKSIKGQGSETSIEVSKSSPKSADSEPSHKSQNSKSSTSFKLPTGSSNKNKIFSLKEANRYGMSSKPTSAAFDFTQNLLAIATATGEVHIYGQQQVEVLINLEDRSPVKEMRFVKGIYLVVINSKDVMFVLSLYSQKVLATVFAPGKITSIDTDASLDWMLIGLQSGSMIVYDIDRDQLSTFKLGNLQKNSFFPDARLSPMVSIQWNPRDIGTVLISYEYVTLTYCLIDNEIKQSFIYELPPFAPGGDFSKTTSEKRTPKVIQSLYHPNSLHILTVHEDNSLVFWDANTGHMVMARTIFETEINIPQPDYIRDSSTGAAAISKVFWMCENNPEYTSLLISHKPVGQDGNQSLTMVDLGYTPRYSITSYDGMKNYYANPKQMKIFPLTTNMPIVKVLPIPRQSPYFSGCHNPGLILLILGNGEIETMLYPSGIFTHKASLFPQNLCWLRPTATVSVATSVPNKLWLGVLSAAQSKDCVLKGGVRTKRQKSPAEYGTALITGHSNGSVRICDASHGDIQDNASFEMNLSRTLNRANKLAVDKLSFAAETLELTVSIETGDVVLFKYEVNQFYSAEKRPDSGDLNMDFRRFSLNNTKDVLVDVKDRAPTNIKQGFMPSTAVHADNGKTSALNNSNIGFVGIAYAVGSLMLIDRRGPAIIYMENIKELPGVKSTCVSCIEFVIMEYGDDGYSSILMLCGTDMGELITYKILPAPGGRFNVQFMDITNVNSKGPVRKIDAFTKETKSSCLATIPKMQSLSKGLCIPGFVLTTAFDDIRMITLGKSKDMHKSFKYPLATTGISYIPTLEGNNSRKILAVIVTLEINGHVKVFSVPDFKEQMSEHIPFPIAAKYITESSVLRNGDLAIRVGEFQASLFSTVKEQSTAPPAQVSDVLYINGVRIPYRPQVNSLQWVRGTVYCTPAQLNELLGGKNRPDSKYKESVIAQGTFSERPSDNNHEEGSEYQYNKPSRKGRNSNYGVLRNVSRVVETRWDAVEDRFNDYATAVGETMNEAVEQTGKDVMKGALGF, from the coding sequence ATGTTCAAAAGCAGACGTTTAAAGAACGTCaaagaagttttcaaatctaTAAAAGGTCAGGGTTCAGAGACATCCATTGAggtttcaaaatcatcaccTAAATCTGCAGATTCTGAGCCATCCCATAAATCCCAAAATTCGAAATCTTCCACCTCATTTAAACTTCCTACGGGCTCAAGTAACAAGAATAagatattttcattaaaagaAGCAAACAGATATGGTATGAGTAGTAAACCAACCTCTGCTGCATTCGACTTCACGCAAAATTTATTGGCTATTGCTACAGCTACAGGAGAAGTTCATATTTATGGCCAGCAGCAAGTGGAAGTACTTATAAACCTGGAGGATAGGTCACCCGTTAAGGAGATGAGATTTGTAAAAGGTATCTATCTGGTTGTCATCAACTCAAAAGATGTCATGTTTGTCCTATCTTTATATTCTCAAAAAGTACTTGCAACAGTGTTTGCTCCGGGGAAAATAACGTCGATTGATACAGACGCATCCTTAGATTGGATGCTGATTGGTCTTCAGAGCGGTTCAATGATAGTTTATGACATTGATAGGGACCAACTTTCCACGTTCAAGTTAGGCAACTTACAAAAAAACTCATTTTTTCCGGATGCAAGGCTGTCACCCATGGTGTCGATTCAATGGAACCCTAGGGATATTGGCACTGTGCTAATATCATACGAGTACGTAACTCTGACATACTGTTTAATTGATAACGAAATTAAGCAATCATTTATATACGAGTTGCCGCCTTTTGCTCCGGGAGGTGacttttcaaagacaacTAGTGAAAAGAGGACACCCAAAGTAATCCAATCCTTATATCATCCCAATTCCCTACACATCCTAACCGTTCATGAAGATAATTCTTTAGTTTTCTGGGATGCTAATACAGGACATATGGTAATGGCAAGGACAATATTCGAGACTGAAATTAATATTCCGCAGCCTGATTACATACGGGACTCTAGTACAGGTGCGGCggcaatttcaaaagtgtTTTGGATGTGTGAAAACAATCCAGAATATACGTCACTACTTATCTCTCACAAACCAGTCGGTCAAGATGGCAACCAAAGTCTCACCATGGTGGACCTTGGTTACACACCGAGATATTCAATAACATCATATGACggtatgaaaaattactaCGCGAATCCGAAACAGATGAAGATATTTCCGTTAACAACCAACATGCCGATAGTAAAGGTACTGCCGATTCCAAGACAATCCCCATATTTTTCAGGATGCCATAATCCAGGATTAATTCTATTGATTCTTGGAAATGGTGAGATAGAAACAATGCTATATCCTTCTGGAATATTTACTCATAAAGCCTCTTTGTTCCCTCAAAATCTTTGTTGGCTTAGACCAACAGCTACAGTTTCTGTGGCCACTTCTGTACCCAACAAACTATGGCTAGGAGTGCTATCCGCAGCTCAAAGTAAGGATTGCGTATTGAAGGGGGGTGTTCGAAcaaaaaggcaaaaatcCCCAGCAGAATACGGTACAGCTCTCATTACTGGCCACTCAAATGGCTCAGTTAGAATATGCGATGCTTCTCATGGGGATATACAAGACAATGCCAGCTTTGAGATGAACCTATCAAGAACATTAAATAGAGCGAATAAATTAGCCGTCGACAAACTATCCTTTGCTGCAGAAACTCTTGAGCTCACGGTATCGATTGAAACAGGTGATGTTGTTTTATTCAAGTACGAAGTAAACCAGTTTTATAGTGCCGAAAAGAGGCCAGACAGCGGTGACCTAAATATGGACTTTAGGCGGTTCTCATTGAACAATACGAAAGATGTTCTCGTTGATGTAAAGGACAGAGCACCCACCAATATTAAACAGGGATTTATGCCATCGACAGCTGTACATGCCGATAACGGAAAAACTTCTGCCTTAAATAACAGTAACATCGGGTTTGTTGGCATTGCGTATGCTGTCGGAAGCCTTATGCTGATCGATAGAAGAGGGCCAGCAATCATTTACatggaaaatattaaagaattACCAGGGGTTAAGAGTACATGCGTTTCCTGCATTGAATTTGTAATTATGGAATATGGAGATGACGGTTACTCAAGCATATTAATGCTTTGTGGCACTGATATGGGCGAACTGATCACCTACAAGATCCTTCCTGCACCTGGTGGAAGATTTAATGTTCAGTTTATGGACATCACCAATGTTAATAGTAAAGGGCCAGTACGTAAAATCGATGCTTTCACAAAGGAAACGAAATCTAGTTGCTTGGCAACTATTCCAAAAATGCAGAGTTTAAGCAAGGGACTTTGTATTCCTGGATTTGTATTGACAACTGCATTTGATGATATAAGAATGATAACTTTAGGCAAGTCTAAAGATATGCACAAGAGTTTCAAATATCCACTGGCCACTACAGGTATATCGTATATTCCTACTTTAGAAGGGAATAACAGCCGAAAAATATTAGCGGTAATAGTCACGTTAGAAATCAACGGCCATGTCAAAGTTTTTTCAGTTCCAGATTTTAAGGAGCAGATGTCTGAACATATTCCATTTCCAATAGCTGCGAAATACATAACAGAATCTTCCGTCCTAAGGAATGGTGATTTAGCGATTAGAGTGGGTGAATTTCAAGCATCGTTATTTTCTACCGTCAAGGAACAGAGTACAGCACCACCAGCACAAGTTTCCGACGTACTGTATATTAATGGAGTTCGAATCCCGTATAGGCCACAAGTAAATTCATTACAATGGGTGAGAGGTACCGTGTATTGCACACCTGCCCAATTGAATGAGTTACTTGGAGGTAAAAATAGACCCGATTCCAAATACAAGGAGAGTGTTATTGCTCAAGGAACTTTTTCGGAACGTCCTTCGGATAATAATCATGAAGAGGGTTCGGAGTACCAGTACAATAAACCCTCACGGAAAGGTAGGAATAGTAACTATGGTGTACTGAGAAATGTTTCCCGTGTTGTTGAAACCAGATGGGATGCCGTTGAAGATAGGTTTAACGATTATGCTACTGCCGTGGGCGAAACAATGAACGAGGCCGTTGAGCAGACTGGGAAAGATGTAATGAAGGGTGCCTTAGGATTTTGA
- the HTS1 gene encoding histidine--tRNA ligase encodes MLSRTINRVVSSIKPSSIVRMSSTTVPAAPTPTADAAKAPKAPKASKKSKLQVSLKTPKGTKDWADTDMVIREAVFNTLSNIFKKHGGVTIDTPVFELREILAGKYGEDSKLIYNLEDQGGELCSLRYDLTVPFARYVAMNNIQNIKRYHIAKVYRRDQPAMTKGRMREFYQCDFDVAGSFESMVPDAECLSILVEGLTSLGIKDFKIKLNHRKILDGIFQISGVKDEDVRKISSAVDKLDKSPWEAVKKEMTEEKGQSEETADKIGEYVKLNGSLEEVHTILSQDASITSNELAKQGLDEIATLMKYADAFGIDSYISFDLSLARGLDYYTGLIYEAVTSASAPPKNASELKKKAKSVEDASEYVGVGSIAAGGRYDNLVNMFAEASGKKSTKIPCVGISFGVERLFSLIKQRIQTSTDIKPTATQVFVMAFGGGKDWTGYLPERMKVIKQLWDAGIEAEYVYKAKANPRKQFDAAEKAGCHIAVILGKEEYLDGKLRVKRLGQEFADDDGELVNAADIVAIVQERLSQVHEDGLDEVTRLIKGL; translated from the coding sequence ATGCTTAGTAGAACTATAAATAGAGTAGTTTCATCTATAAAGCCATCTTCAATAGTCAGAATGTCTTCTACTACTGTTCCTGCTGCTCCTACTCCTACTGCTGATGCTGCTAAGGCTCCAAAGGCTCCAAAGGCTTCGAAAAAAAGCAAGTTGCAAGTCTCTTTGAAGACACCTAAAGGTACCAAGGACTGGGCTGACACTGATATGGTTATCAGAGAGGCTGTCTTTAACACTTTGTccaatatattcaaaaagcaTGGTGGTGTCACTATCGACACGCCTGTCTTTGAATTAAGAGAAATTTTGGCAGGTAAATACGGTGAAGACTCAAAATTGATTTACAACTTGGAGGACCAAGGTGGTGAATTATGCTCTTTGCGTTACGACTTGACGGTTCCATTTGCTAGATACGTAGCAATGAAcaatattcaaaacatcAAGAGATACCACATCGCAAAAGTCTACAGAAGAGATCAGCCGGCTATGACCAAGGGTCGTATGAGAGAGTTTTACCAATGTGACTTTGATGTCGCAGGTAGTTTCGAATCAATGGTGCCAGATGCTGAGTGTTTGTCCATCTTAGTGGAAGGTTTAACCAGTCTGGGTattaaagatttcaaaatYAAACTAAACCACAGAAAGATTCTTGATGGTATTTTCCAGATCTCTGGTGtcaaagacgaagatgTCAGAAAAATCTCATCTGCTGTCGATAAATTAGACAAATCCCCATGGGAGGCCGTTAAGAAGGAAATGACAGAAGAGAAAGGTCAATCTGAAGAAACCGCCGACAAAATCGGTGAATACGTTAAGTTAAACGGTTCTCTTGAGGAAGTTCACACCATCTTATCCCAAGATGCAAGCATTACTTCAAACGAACTGGCCAAACAAGGTTTAGATGAGATTGCCACTTTGATGAAATACGCCGACGCATTCGGTATCGATTCATATATTTCATTTGATCTTTCCTTGGCCAGAGGTTTGGACTACTACACAGGTTTGATCTACGAAGCCGTTACATCCGCTTCCGCTCCACCAAAAAATGCTTcagaattgaagaagaaggctAAATCTGTGGAAGATGCCTCTGAATATGTTGGTGTTGGTTCTATTGCAGCCGGTGGCCGTTATGATAACTTAGTCAACATGTTTGCTGAAGCCTCTGGTAAGAAGTCTACTAAAATCCCATGCGTTGGTATTTCCTTTGGTGTCGAAAGATTATTCTCTTTGatcaaacaaagaattcAAACCTCTACAGACATCAAACCAACTGCGACACAAGTCTTTGTCATGGCCTTTGGTGGTGGTAAAGACTGGACTGGTTACTTGCCTGAAAGAATGAAGGTCATTAAACAATTATGGGACGCCGGTATTGAAGCAGAATACGTTTACAAAGCCAAGGCTAACCCTAGAAAGCAATTCGATGCCGCTGAAAAAGCTGGTTGTCATATCGCCGTGATTCTTGGTAAGGAGGAATACTTAGACGGGAAACTACGTGTCAAGAGATTAGGTCAAGAATTTGCggatgatgatggtgaaTTGGTTAATGCAGCCGATATCGTCGCCATTGTCCAAGAAAGATTATCTCAAGTTCACGAAGACGGTCTTGATGAAGTTACTCGTTTAATCAAAGGATTATAA
- the ARP7 gene encoding Arp7p produces the protein MTLNRKCVVIHNGSHRTVAGFSNVELPQCIIPSSYVKRTDDAGKAKFIFGTYDMIDTTAEKRSDDEVYTLMDSQGLPYNWEALELQWRYMYETQLKVSPEELPLVITMPATNGKPDMSILEHYYELAFDKLKVPVFQIVIEPLAIALSMGKSSAFVIDMGASGCNVTPIIDGIVVKNAVVRSKFGGDFLDFQVHEKLAPMIKEENDMENMADEEKNSTDVWHDANTWIQQFKSTMLQVSEKDLIELERYYKEQAEIFARQQEQLKQMDQQLQYTALMGSPNNPLLQKKNFLFKPLNKTITLDFKDCYEFAEYLFKPQLISDKFSPEDGLGPLMAKSVKKAGASINSMKANTSANPNGLGTSHMHATAGDNANGSSSNNISPEQVYSLLLTNIIITGSSSLIEGMEQRIIKELSIRFPQYKLTTFANQVMMDRKIQGWLGAVTMANLPSWNLGKWYSKEDYESLKRDGKQSQPANASANTN, from the coding sequence ATGACGCTGAACAGGAAATGTGTCGTGATACATAACGGGTCACATAGAACGGTGGCCGGGTTTAGTAATGTTGAGTTGCCACAATGCATCATACCTTCGAGTTATGTCAAGAGAACGGACGACGCGGGAAAGGCAAAGTTTATATTCGGAACCTATGACATGATAGATACTACAGCGGAGAAGCGCAGTGACGACGAGGTCTATACGTTGATGGACAGCCAAGGGTTGCCGTACAATTGGGAAGCATTGGAGTTGCAATGGCGGTATATGTACGAGACTCAATTGAAAGTTTCCCCGGAGGAATTGCCACTGGTGATCACCATGCCTGCCACCAACGGGAAACCGGACATGAGCATATTGGAGCACTATTATGAGCTGGCGTTTGACAAATTGAAAGTTCCAGTTTTCCAGATTGTGATCGAGCCGTTAGCGATTGCCTTGTCCATGGGCAAGAGCTCTGCGTTTGTGATTGACATGGGTGCGTCAGGTTGCAACGTGACCCCCATCATCGACGGTATCGTGGTGAAGAATGCCGTAGTAAGATCGAAATTCGGCGGCGATTTCTTGGATTTCCAAGTACACGAAAAGCTAGCCCCCATGatcaaagaggaaaacgACATGGAAAACATGGCAGACGAGGAGAAAAATTCCACAGATGTTTGGCACGATGCCAACACGTGGATCCAACAATTCAAGTCCACCATGCTGCAAGTGAGCGAAAAGGATTTGATTGAGTTAGAAAGATATTACAAGGAACAAGCAGAAATATTTGCTAGGCAGCAGGAGCAGTTGAAGCAGATGGACCAGCAACTCCAGTACACGGCATTAATGGGGAGCCCCAACAACCCATTGctacagaagaaaaactttctaTTCAAACCTTTAAACAAGACCATCACCTTAGACTTCAAAGATTGCTACGAGTTTGCAGAGTACTTATTCAAACCTCAACTGATATCGGACAAATTTTCACCGGAGGACGGCCTGGGGCCGCTAATGGCGAAATCAGTGAAGAAGGCCGGCGCCAGCATAAACTCAATGAAAGCCAACACCTCTGCCAACCCGAACGGGTTGGGCACAAGCCACATGCACGCCACTGCTGGCGACAATGCCAacggcagcagcagcaacaacataTCGCCAGAACAAGTCTACTCGCTACTGTTGACgaacatcatcatcacGGGGTCCTCATCTTTGATCGAAGGCATGGAACAACGCATAATCAAGGAGCTGTCCATTAGGTTTCCGCAGTACAAGCTGACTACATTCGCCAACCAAGTCATGATGGACCGCAAGATCCAAGGGTGGCTGGGCGCCGTTACAATGGCTAACCTTCCCTCGTGGAACCTAGGCAAGTGGTACTCCAAGGAAGACTACGARTCGCTGAAAAGGGACGGAAAGCAATCGCAGCCCGCTAACGCGAGCGCCAACACAAACTAG
- the GLN1 gene encoding glutamate--ammonia ligase: MAETSIEKTQILQKYLELDQRGRIIAEYVWIDGTGNLRSKGRTLKKKVTSIDQLPEWNFDGSSTNQAPGHDSDIYLKPVAFYPDPFRRGDNIVVLAACYNNDGTPNKFNHRHEAAKLFAAHKDEEIWFGLEQEYTLLDMYDNVYGWPKGGFPAPQGPYYCGVGAGKVYARDLIEAHYRACLYAGLELSGINAEVMPSQWEFQVGPCTGIELGDQLWMARYLLHRVAEEFGIKISFHPKPLKGDWNGAGCHTNVSTKEMRLPGGMKYIEQAIEKLSKRHAEHIKLYGSDNEMRLTGRHETASMTAFSSGVANRGSSIRIPRSVAKEGCGYFEDRRPASNIDPYLVTGIMCETVCGAIDSANMTKEFERESS; this comes from the coding sequence atggCTGAAACGagtattgaaaaaacccaaattttacaaaaatatcTAGAACTAGACCAAAGAGGCAGAATCATTGCCGAATATGTCTGGATCGACGGTACCGGTAACTTGCGTTCCAAAGGTAgaactttgaagaagaaggtcaCCTCTATCGACCAACTACCAGAATGGAACTTTGACGGTTCCTCTACCAACCAAGCTCCAGGTCACGACTCCGACATCTACTTGAAGCCTGTCGCTTTCTACCCAGACCCTTTCAGAAGAGGTGACAACATTGTCGTCTTGGCCGCTTGTTACAACAACGACGGTACTCCAAACAAGTTCAACCACAGACATGAAGCCGCTAAGTTGTTTGCTGCCCACAAAGACGAAGAGATCTGGTTCGGTCTAGAACAAGAATACACTCTATTGGACATGTACGACAACGTCTACGGATGGCCAAAGGGTGGGTTCCCAGCCCCACAAGGTCCATACTACTGTGGTGTCGGTGCCGGTAAGGTGTACGCCAGAGATCTTATCGAAGCCCACTACAGAGCCTGTCTGTATGCCGGTTTGGAACTTTCCGGTATCAACGCCGAAGTCATGCCATCTCAATGGGAATTCCAAGTTGGCCCATGCACCGGTATTGAATTGGGTGACCAATTGTGGATGGCAAGATACCTCTTGCACAGAGTGGCTGAAGAATTCGGCATTAAGATTTCCTTCCATCCAAAGCCATTGAAGGGTGACTGGAACGGTGCCGGTTGTCACACCAACGTCTCCACCAAGGAAATGAGACTACCAGGCGGTATGAAATACATTGAACAAGCCATCGAAAAGTTGTCCAAGAGACACGCCGAACACATCAAGTTGTACGGTAGCGATAACGAGATGAGATTGACCGGTAGACATGAAACTGCTTCCATGACCGCCTTCTCTTCTGGTGTCGCCAACAGAGGTAGTTCCATCAGAATTCCAAGATCCGTCGCCAAGGAAGGATGTGGTTACTTCGAAGATCGTAGACCAGCTTCCAACATTGACCCATACTTAGTCACCGGTATCATGTGTGAAACCGTTTGCGGTGCCATTGACAGCGCCAACATGACTAAAGAATTCGAAAGAGAATCCTCATAA
- the VMA13 gene encoding H(+)-transporting V1 sector ATPase subunit H translates to MPAVTYREARQSAPVISIMGATKILMDSTHFNEIRSIIRSRSVAWDALARSEELSEIDASTAKALESILVKKSNGGGDYSSSSNNADSEFKVNGKTLMPLIHLLSTSDNEDCKKSVQNLIAELLSSEKYGDDTVKFFQEDPKQLEQLFAVSLNGDFQTVLISGFNVVSLLVQTGLHNVKLVEKLLKNDNMLNILQNIEQMDTCYVCIRLLQELTVVPEYRDVIWLHEKEFMPTLFKILQRATDSQLATRIVATNSNHLGIQLQYYSLLLIWLLTFNPVFAGEMVQRYLSDFLDLLKLVKITIKEKVSRLCISIILQCCSVRVKQHKKVVKQLLLLGNALPTVQSLSERKYSDEELRDDINKLKEILENEYQELTSFDEYVAELDSKLLCWSPPHVDNGFWSDNIEEFKKDNYRIFRQLIQLLQAKVRQGDVNAKQEKIILQVALNDITHVVELLPESIDVLDKSGGKADIMELLNHTDSRVKYEALKATQAIIGYTFK, encoded by the coding sequence aTGCCTGCGGTTACCTATAGAGAAGCAAGACAAAGTGCACCGGTGATTTCAATAATGGGGGCAACTAAGATTTTAATGGACAGTACCCATTTCAATGAGATCCGCAGTATAATCCGTTCGAGGTCCGTGGCATGGGACGCCCTAGCCAGGTCCGAGGAACTGAGTGAAATTGATGCGTCTACAGCCAAGGCACTAGAATCCATTCTTGTGAAGAAAAGCAACGGCGGTGGTGACTACTCATCATCGTCGAACAATGCAGACTCTGAGTTCAAAGTGAACGGCAAAACGTTGATGCCATTGATTCACTTGCTTTCCACTTCGGACAACGAAGACTGCAAGAAATCTGTGCAGAACTTAATAGCCGAATTGTTGTCGTCGGAGAAATATGGCGACGACACAGTGAAGTTTTTCCAGGAGGACCCCAAGCAATTGGAGCAACTGTTTGCCGTGTCGCTTAACGGGGACTTCCAAACCGTGCTGATTTCAGGGTTCAACGTAGTGTCGCTTTTGGTGCAAACCGGGCTGCACAACGTGAAGCTGGTGGAAAAgctgttgaaaaatgacaacatGCTCAATATCTTGCAGAACATTGAGCAGATGGACACGTGTTATGTGTGCATCCGTCTTTTGCAAGAACTCACGGTGGTACCAGAGTACCGCGACGTGATATGGTTGCACGAGAAGGAGTTCATGCCCACGCTGTTCAAGATCCTGCAACGCGCCACGGACTCGCAGTTGGCCACGCGCATAGTCGCAACAAACTCGAACCACCTGGGGATCCAATTGCAGTACTACTCCTTGCTGTTGATCTGGCTGTTGACCTTCAACCCCGTGTTCGCGGGCGAGATGGTCCAGAGATACCTGAGCGACTTCCTGGACCTGTTGAAGCTGGTCAAGATCACGATAAAGGAGAAGGTCTCCCGGTTGTGCATATCGATCATCTTGCAGTGCTGTTCCGTGCGCGTCAAGCAGCACAAGAAGGTCGTCAAGCAACTGTTGTTGCTCGGCAACGCCTTGCCCACGGTGCAAAGCCTAAGCGAGAGAAAGTACTCGGACGAGGAACTACGCGATGACATCAACAAGCTCAAGGAAATTCTGGAAAACGAGTACCAAGAACTGACCTCTTTCGACGAATACGTCGCCGAGTTGGACTCCAAGCTGTTGTGCTGGTCACCTCCACACGTCGACAATGGCTTCTGGTCCGACAACATCGAAGAGTTCAAGAAGGACAACTACCGAATCTTCCGCCAATTGATCCAGCTCTTGCAGGCAAAGGTCCGCCAGGGCGACGTCAACGCgaagcaagaaaagatcattCTCCAGGTCGCGCTCAACGACATCACCCACGTGGTCGAGCTTCTCCCCGAGAGCATCGACGTCCTCGACAAGTCTGGCGGCAAAGCCGACATCATGGAGTTGTTAAACCATACGGACTCCCGCGTGAAATACGAGGCGCTCAAGGCCACCCAGGCCATCATTGGATACACCTTCAAGTAG
- the SPO24 gene encoding Spo24p, with protein MWRGVLTATVSGLGAYVYKVSGSSLTELLSRVFSLTLFLYNITSSKQANTNKLTLHPHKTNTQSTMVAFLELTSAVSQPFVIPSLSPVSQPSSRKNSDVSADDLNLAIANAALLGAAAPNNAHPRKNSLTLL; from the coding sequence ATGTGGAGGGGCGTGCTCACCGCAACCGTCTCGGGTCTCGGCGCGTACGTATATAAGGTCTCTGGTTCTTCATTAACTGAACTACTCTCTCGTGTCTTCTCTCTTACCTTGTTCTTGTATAATATAACATCAAGCAAGCAAGCAAACACAAACAAGCTAACTCTCCACCCTCACAAAACAAACACTCAATCAACAATGGTCGCCTTTTTAGAACTAACCTCAGCCGTCTCTCAACCTTTCGTCATCCCTTCTCTTTCCCCAGTGTCGCAGCCAAGCTCGAGAAAGAACTCTGACGTCAGCGCCGACGACTTGAACCTGGCAATCGCCAACGCTGCTCTGTTGGGCGCTGCCGCCCCCAACAACGCACACCCCAGAAAGAACTCTTTGACGCTGTTGTAA
- the ERV2 gene encoding flavin-linked sulfhydryl oxidase translates to MDEHTGRHEAPEEAQQERKEMGQLVKRSHAIRIIAALGIVGLWMFFSSNELSISTPSLIKTDAGAKEVQEAAALKNEARLKEIEQQTIMPLMGDEKVKQEVGRASWKYFHTLLARFPDEPSAEEREKLATFIELYAQLYPCGECSYHFVKLINKHPIQTSSRTAAAMWGCHIHNKVNEFLKKDIYDCVTILADYDCGCSDDDGKRVSLEKEAKQLG, encoded by the coding sequence ATGGATGAACACACAGGGAGGCATGAGGCCCCGGAAGAAGCGCAGCAAGAACGGAAAGAAATGGGTCAACTAGTCAAGAGGAGCCATGCTATCAGGATCATCGCAGCGCTGGGCATTGTCGGGCTGTGGATGTTTTTCTCCTCGAACGAACTATCGATCAGCACGCCAAGCCTGATCAAGACGGACGCTGGCGCCAAGGAGGTACAGGAGGCGGCAGCTTTGAAGAATGAGGCCCGGCTGAAGGAGATTGAGCAGCAGACGATCATGCCGCTGATGGGAGACGAGAAGGTGAAGCAGGAGGTGGGCCGGGCGTCGTGGAAGTACTTCCACACGCTGCTGGCGAGGTTCCCTGATGAGCCTAGCGCGGAGGAAAGAGAGAAACTGGCCACGTTCATCGAGCTTTACGCACAGCTGTACCCGTGTGGGGAGTGTTCGTACCACTTTGTCAAACTGATCAATAAGCACCCGATACAGACGTCGAGTAGGACGGCCGCGGCGATGTGGGGGTGCCACATCCATAACAAGGTGAACGAGTTCCTGAAGAAGGACATCTACGATTGTGTCACCATCCTCGCGGACTACGACTGCGGCTGCAGCGACGACGACGGCAAAAGAGTATCGCTGGAGAAGGAGGCCAAACAGCTGGGCTAG